The following are encoded in a window of Streptomyces sp. 11x1 genomic DNA:
- a CDS encoding DUF5999 family protein: MCQHQPLCPTAESADREGARLVAHHPEQGWSLLCNGVLLFEDTGELLPDGQIIAPHRPMGTVVTAA, encoded by the coding sequence ATGTGCCAGCACCAGCCACTGTGCCCGACAGCCGAGTCCGCCGACCGGGAGGGCGCCCGACTCGTGGCGCACCACCCGGAGCAGGGATGGAGCCTGCTCTGCAACGGCGTTCTGCTCTTCGAGGACACCGGTGAGCTCCTGCCGGACGGCCAGATCATCGCACCGCACCGCCCGATGGGCACCGTGGTGACAGCCGCCTGA